The window TTGAAGCTGAAGCCTGCGAGGAGCAGGAAGGCTCCGGTGAGAAGCAGGGCGTCATTCTGGAAGGCCTGTGAAGCAATGGCCTGACGGATGCCGTCATAGCTGAAGGTTCCGGTGGCCCCGAAGACCAGGGCAATGCCGTAGATCAGCACAGCACTGGCAACTGAACCCAGCAGGAAGTATTTCATGCCTGCTTCTTCACTGCGCCTGGATTCCTGCAGGGTGGCCAGCACGTAGGTGGACAGGGACATCACTTCCAGACCAATCAGCATCACGATCAGGTCCCCGGAGAAGGCAATCAGCAGGGTTCCCGTGACCCCATAAAGCAGGATGATGTCAAACTCCGGGAAGTTGAGGTTGCTGCGTGCCGTGTGGTCCAGGCTGGTGAGTTGACTGAGAATCGAGCCGATCAGGATGATTCCGGCAAAGATCAGGCTGACGTTGCTCAGTTGCAGGGAACCGGCAAAGCTGCTCAGGTTCTGGTCCCAAAGGGAAAACAGGCTGCCCAGGGTCAACACCTGTCCGGTGATGCCCAGCATGGCAATGTTGCGGCGGCTGGTGAAAAATCCCAGGATGGTGGCTGCAACCGCCGTGACCAGAATGATGACGATGGGAAGCATGGCCATGAATTTAATGTCTGGCATCTGGAGTTCCATGGCTTAACCTCCCAGTCCTTGCATGATCCGGTCCACCACGGGACGGATCATGTTGATGGCGGGTGAACTGTAGATTCCGTAAATCACGCTGACCCCCACCGCAGAGATCAGAATGAGTCCTTCCAGACCCGTGATGTCTTTCAGGGCAACGGTGCCCTGGGGTTTGGTTTCCCAGTAGGTTTTCTGATAAGCGGTCAGGGCGTAGGCACCTGCAGCAATCACGCTGAGGCCTGCGATGAAGGCCAGCCAGGGACTGACCTGATAGGCCCCCAGCATGATGCTGAATTCACCAATGAAGCCAGCCAGACCGGGAACGGCAATGGCAGCAAACCACAGCACCATGGTCAGACCAGAGAGCACAGGAGCATCGTCCATGATGCCACCTGAGTTGGTGTTCACATGACCGGTGCGGTTGTAAATCATGCCCACAGCCAGGAACAGGGCACCCATGTAAACCCCCTGGAAGGCCAGCAGGTACAGGGCACCCGTGGTGGCAATGTCGTTCATGCTGAAGACCCCGAGGGCCACCAGACCCATGTGGCTCAGGCCTGCATAGGCCAGCACCCGTTTCCAGTTGGTCTGCTGGAAGGCAATCCAGGCGGCATACAGGGTGGTGAAGGCGGCCAGGGCCATCAGGATGAAGCGCAGTTCTTCACTGGCCTCCGGGAACAGGGGCAGGGCGAAACGGAACACCCCGTATCCACCCACTTTATAAAGCGTCCCCATCACATCAGGCACACCGGAGTTGTGGTTCTCCTCGTGGAATTCGGGGAGCCAGCCGTGCAGGGGGAACATGGGCAGTTTGACTGCAAAAGCAGCCACAAACCCGAGCAACAGCCACATCTGGACTTTGGGATCGAGGGGTTTTGCAAGCAGGTCTGCCAGAGCAAAGGTGGCAGAGCCGGAGTAGTACTTCACGCCGATCATGCTGAGCAGCATGAAGAGGGAACCGATGATGGTGTAGACCGCGAACTTGGTGAGCGCCTGAACCCTTCTGGGTCCACCGTAGATGGCGAGCATCACCAGGGCAGGAATCAGGGTGGCTTCGAAGAACACATAAAAGAGGATCAGGTCACGGGAGGCGAAGATGCCCAGCAGACCGGACTCCATCAGGAGCACGTTGGCCAGCATCGGACCGGGACGTTCCACATTGAATGCAGCGTACAGCACGCACAGCAGGCTCATGAAGGAGGTGACGAGGGTCAAAAGCAGGCTCACCCCATCCAGTCCGATGGTGTAGGTCATGCCCAGGGCAGGCACCCAGGGAACAGAAGTCACCTCTGCTCCACCCTGCTGCCACAGCAGCAGATTGACGATGAAAGCGAAGAGCGAACCTGCAATGGCAATGTATTTTTTGGTGGCTCCAGGGGTGAAGACCAGCAGCAGGGCCGCCAGAGCAGGCAGGTACAGCAGGACGTTGATCATTGCATGCCTCCCAGAACCCGGATTGCGAGGTAGAGCAGGAGGGCGGCAGTGCCCACCAGCATCAGGCTGGCGTAAGCCCGCACGTACCCGTTCTGCAGGTGGGTGAGCCATCCACCCGGTTCGGTGGAGACTTTTGCAGTGGCTTCCAGACCCCCTTCAACACCCCGGTCCATGGCGTCCAGTCCTTTCGCCAGGGCTCTGGAGGGTGCGCTGAACAGGTTGTCATAGAGGGTGTTCAGGTAGAGGGCCTGAACACTGGCGTTCTCGATGCCTCCAATGCGCTCGATGCGACGCTGGCGGTAGAGCATGAAGGCAATGAAGATCCCCAGCACCGAAGTGGCAACAGCCACAGCGATCAGGGTCCATTCCAGGCTGGCAGAAATGTGGGATTCTTCGATGGGCAGGGCAGCTTCCAGATAGTGGGACAGCTGGTTGGTCCCGAAGATGTGAGGCAGCCCGATGAAACCCCCCAGAGTGGACAGGGCAGCCAGAGCGATAAGGGGGAAGGTCATGATGGGGCCAGATTCGTGGGGATGGGCATGTCCACGGTACTGGCCACGGAACACCAGCACATACCAGCGGGTCATGTAGAACGCGGTCAGCAGGGCCACAAAGAGGCCGATGGCATACATCCAGATGTTGTGCTCATAGGCACTGGTCAGGATGGCGTCTTTGGAGAAGAACCCGGAGAAAATCGGAATCCCGGCGATGGAAAGCCAGCCAATCAGACCCACAGCGTGGGTGATAGGCATCTTCTTGGCGAGTCCGCCCATCTGGCGAACGTCCTGCTCGTGGTGGCAACCATGAATCACGCTGCCTGCCGTAAGAAACAACAGGGCTTTGAAAAAAGCGTGGGTGACGAGGTGGAACATCCCGGCCCAGTAAGCTCCAACGCCCACTGCCAGAATCATGTACCCGATCTGGGAAACCGTGGAGTAGGCGAGAATTTTCTTGATGTCGTACTGGTTGATGGCCGAGAGGGCACCATACAGTGCAGTGAGCGCACCCACCCAGGCGACCCACTCGTGGGCCATCGGGGCTTTCTCGTACAGGAAGTAACTGCGGGCAATCAGGTACACGCCTGCCGTCACCATGGTTGCAGCGTGGATCAGGGCAGAAACAGGGGTGGGACCGGCCATGGCGTCAGGAAGCCAGGTGGTGAGGGGAAGCTGACCACTCTTACCAGCCGCACCCAGCAGCAGGAAGAGCCCGACCAGTTCCAGAGCAGGCATGATGGCGGTGATGCCTTCCACTTTCTCGGCGAGGTCAGGAATCACCAGGGTCCCGAAGTTCTTGTACAGCAGGAACATCCCGAGCATGAAGCCCAGGTCCCCGATGCGGTTCATGATGAAGGCTTTTCTGGCGGCATTGGCGTAGTCGCGTTTGTTGTACCAGAAACCGATCAGGAGGAAGGACGCGGTCCCTACCCCTTCCCAGCCCACGAACATCAGGGGGTAGGAGTCTCCGAGCACCAGAATCAGCATCAGGGCCACGAAGAAATTCAGGAAGGCAAAAAAGCGGGTGTATCTGGGATCATCCTGCATGTACCCGATGGAGAACACGTGGATCAGAAAGCCAATCCCGGTGATCACCAGGGTCATGATGCTGGAGACCTGATCGAGGTAGAAACCCACCTTCAGGTCCTTGCCGTTGTCGAGGTAAGGAAGCCAGGCAAAGTACTGCTCGTGAATGGGGCGTTCCAGACCCATGTAGTTGCTGATCGCCACCACAAACGCACCCAGCACAGCCAGAGATCCAATCCAGCCGCCGGAGGAGCCTTTGAAGACCCTTCCGCCGAAGGTGATCAGGATCAGGAACCCCAGAAAGGGGATTAAGGGCATCAGATAAAGTGGCATGGTTTCACCCTTTGAGTTCAGCCAGCGTGTCCACGTTGGTGGACACCCGCTTACGGAAAATGGTCACAATGATCGCCAGACCAATCGCGACTTCTGCGGCTGCAAGTGTCATGACAATAAAAACAGCAGACTGGGCAATCAGGTCTCCCCACGCCTGGGCGAAGGCCACCAGCGCAAGGTTCGCTGCGTTCAGCATCAGTTCCACGCTCAGGAAGACCAGAATGGCCGTCCGGCGGGTCAGGGCACCAATCAATCCCATGCTGAAAAGAATCCCCGAGAGAATCAGGTAGGGGGTGACAGCGTCCATCAGGCCTTCACCTCCTGGCGTTCTCCTTCAAACGTACCAACCAGTTCGCCTTCAGGCAGGTCTTCCTGTTGCTGCTCGGGGCGTTTCACCAGGGCCACGGAACCCACCACAGCAACCAGCAACAGGATGGAAACGGCTTCGAAGGGCAGCAGGAATTTGGTGAAAAGGGCTTCGCCAATGGGACCCGGAGCACCGTTCTGCAGTCTGTCTGCAGCTTCGGGAATGGCCGGGGCCTTGAAGGAGTTCATGATCACCACCATGGCGAAAATCACCAGACACGCGGCCACTCCAGCGATTTCCGTCACAAAGGGGACAGGGTTCTCCTCGGTGACCGGCCTTGCTGCATTCAGCAGCATGATCACGAAAAGGAAGAGCACCATGATGGCCCCGGCGTACACGATCACCTGCACGGCAGCCAGGAAGTGTGCGTTCAGGGTCACGTAAAGACCTGCCACACTGATCAGGCATCCCACCAGACCCAGCGCAGCGTGCACAGCGTTGCGGGCCAGAATGGTCAGGCATCCTCCCAGAATGGCCATCAGGGCGAAGGTCATGAAGATGAAGGTCATTCGTATTTCACCCCTTCCAGCTCTTCACGGGGTTTCACTTCAAAGCCCACACGGACAGGCTTGTTCTTGCGCTTGGCTTCGCGGCGTTGCGGACGGGAACCGATGTGGCCCACCAGCATGTCTTCCTTGCCGTACACAAAATCGCGGTAGCGGTAGTCGGCCATTTCGAATTCGTTGCCGAGAACCACTGCACCGGTCGGGCAGGCTTCTTCGCAGAGGCCGCAGAAGATGCAGCGCAGCATGTTGATCTCGTAAACCTTGGCGTAACGCTCACCAGGAGAAACGGGATGTGCCGGATCATTCTCCCCTGCTTCCACGTAGATCGCATAAGCAGGACAGACCGCAGCACAAAGGGAACATCCGATGCATTTTTCAAGTCCGGTGCCCGGGTGCCGGGTAAGGATGTGGCGACCACGAAAGCGGGGTTTGAGCTGCACCCGCTGTTCGGGGTAGGACACGGTCACGGGCTTCTGGAAGAGTTTGCTGAGGGTCACGCCCATCCCTTTTGCGATTTCAAGTACGCTCATCAGTCACCTCCCTGAACTTCTGCTCGGTGCAGGGTCTGGGGTTTATAACGGGTGCTGTAGGCCAGTCCGCCAATCAGCAACAGGGCTTCGATGATGGCCAGGGGCCACAGGCTGGCATTGGGGAAGTAGGCAATGTAGAAGGCCACCAGCATGGTGTTGAAGAGTGCCAGTGGAAAGAGCACCTTCCAGCCAAAGCGCATCAACTGGTCGTAGCGGTAGCGGGGCAGGGTGGCGCGAATCCAGATGAAGATGAACAGGAAAATGGCGATTTTGAGGATCAACCAGATCAGGGGCCACTCGCTGATGCCAGGAATCACAGCATCAAGGAAAGCAGGGCCACGGTATCCCCCAAAGAACAGGGTGGCCATCACAGCACTGGCGGTGATCATGGCGATGTACTCGGCCATCTGGAACAGCGCCCATTTGATGGAGGAGTACTCGGTGATGTATCCAGCCACCAGTTCCTGCTCGGCCTCCACAAGGTCAAAGGGGGTGCGGTTGACTTCTGCGGTGGAGGAAATCGCAAAGAGCACGAAGGCGAAAGACTGGAACAGGAACATCGCTCCGTTGTTGTACTGCCACTCCACGATGATTCTCAGGTTGGTGCTGCCGACAATCATCAGCATGCCCAGCAGGGCAAGGCCCATTCCGAGCTCATAGGAGATCATCTGGGCACTGGAGCGCAGACCACCCAGCAGGGGGTATTTGGAGCCGGAAGCCCATCCTGCCAGGAAGATCCCATACACACCCATCGAGGTCACGGCCAGAATGAAGAGAATCCCGATGTCCAGGTCAAAGACCCAGGGGTTTGCCCCGAAAAAGGAGTTGGGTGGACCTGCAGG of the Deinococcus cellulosilyticus NBRC 106333 = KACC 11606 genome contains:
- a CDS encoding complex I subunit 4 family protein, with translation MINVLLYLPALAALLLVFTPGATKKYIAIAGSLFAFIVNLLLWQQGGAEVTSVPWVPALGMTYTIGLDGVSLLLTLVTSFMSLLCVLYAAFNVERPGPMLANVLLMESGLLGIFASRDLILFYVFFEATLIPALVMLAIYGGPRRVQALTKFAVYTIIGSLFMLLSMIGVKYYSGSATFALADLLAKPLDPKVQMWLLLGFVAAFAVKLPMFPLHGWLPEFHEENHNSGVPDVMGTLYKVGGYGVFRFALPLFPEASEELRFILMALAAFTTLYAAWIAFQQTNWKRVLAYAGLSHMGLVALGVFSMNDIATTGALYLLAFQGVYMGALFLAVGMIYNRTGHVNTNSGGIMDDAPVLSGLTMVLWFAAIAVPGLAGFIGEFSIMLGAYQVSPWLAFIAGLSVIAAGAYALTAYQKTYWETKPQGTVALKDITGLEGLILISAVGVSVIYGIYSSPAINMIRPVVDRIMQGLGG
- the nuoL gene encoding NADH-quinone oxidoreductase subunit L produces the protein MPLYLMPLIPFLGFLILITFGGRVFKGSSGGWIGSLAVLGAFVVAISNYMGLERPIHEQYFAWLPYLDNGKDLKVGFYLDQVSSIMTLVITGIGFLIHVFSIGYMQDDPRYTRFFAFLNFFVALMLILVLGDSYPLMFVGWEGVGTASFLLIGFWYNKRDYANAARKAFIMNRIGDLGFMLGMFLLYKNFGTLVIPDLAEKVEGITAIMPALELVGLFLLLGAAGKSGQLPLTTWLPDAMAGPTPVSALIHAATMVTAGVYLIARSYFLYEKAPMAHEWVAWVGALTALYGALSAINQYDIKKILAYSTVSQIGYMILAVGVGAYWAGMFHLVTHAFFKALLFLTAGSVIHGCHHEQDVRQMGGLAKKMPITHAVGLIGWLSIAGIPIFSGFFSKDAILTSAYEHNIWMYAIGLFVALLTAFYMTRWYVLVFRGQYRGHAHPHESGPIMTFPLIALAALSTLGGFIGLPHIFGTNQLSHYLEAALPIEESHISASLEWTLIAVAVATSVLGIFIAFMLYRQRRIERIGGIENASVQALYLNTLYDNLFSAPSRALAKGLDAMDRGVEGGLEATAKVSTEPGGWLTHLQNGYVRAYASLMLVGTAALLLYLAIRVLGGMQ
- the nuoK gene encoding NADH-quinone oxidoreductase subunit NuoK — protein: MDAVTPYLILSGILFSMGLIGALTRRTAILVFLSVELMLNAANLALVAFAQAWGDLIAQSAVFIVMTLAAAEVAIGLAIIVTIFRKRVSTNVDTLAELKG
- a CDS encoding NADH-quinone oxidoreductase subunit J family protein; this encodes MTFIFMTFALMAILGGCLTILARNAVHAALGLVGCLISVAGLYVTLNAHFLAAVQVIVYAGAIMVLFLFVIMLLNAARPVTEENPVPFVTEIAGVAACLVIFAMVVIMNSFKAPAIPEAADRLQNGAPGPIGEALFTKFLLPFEAVSILLLVAVVGSVALVKRPEQQQEDLPEGELVGTFEGERQEVKA
- the nuoI gene encoding NADH-quinone oxidoreductase subunit NuoI, whose product is MSVLEIAKGMGVTLSKLFQKPVTVSYPEQRVQLKPRFRGRHILTRHPGTGLEKCIGCSLCAAVCPAYAIYVEAGENDPAHPVSPGERYAKVYEINMLRCIFCGLCEEACPTGAVVLGNEFEMADYRYRDFVYGKEDMLVGHIGSRPQRREAKRKNKPVRVGFEVKPREELEGVKYE
- the nuoH gene encoding NADH-quinone oxidoreductase subunit NuoH yields the protein MPHWLIEGLVVLGKAALVVIALLTTFAYMTLIERRLLARMQIRLGPNRVGPMGLLQPVADAIKSIFKEDINVTMADKLVFIIAPIVAVTAALMAFGGIPAGPPNSFFGANPWVFDLDIGILFILAVTSMGVYGIFLAGWASGSKYPLLGGLRSSAQMISYELGMGLALLGMLMIVGSTNLRIIVEWQYNNGAMFLFQSFAFVLFAISSTAEVNRTPFDLVEAEQELVAGYITEYSSIKWALFQMAEYIAMITASAVMATLFFGGYRGPAFLDAVIPGISEWPLIWLILKIAIFLFIFIWIRATLPRYRYDQLMRFGWKVLFPLALFNTMLVAFYIAYFPNASLWPLAIIEALLLIGGLAYSTRYKPQTLHRAEVQGGD